tataataaataggtaaAGTAAGGTAATCATAGCAGGAAATTAGGACTTAAAAGTAGAGGGAACCCACCCTATGTGCGAAAGATGATGAATGCTAGAAAGATAAAGTATGCggaatgaaagtgcgagaagaataaatgcgagaactggtatggaaGAGAAACTAGTAAATACAGGCTCCGACACTCATATCGGAggattagaataaaaaaaataaaaaaaaaaaatatgtaggtcaaaatttggagcagcccgaatggggAAGTCACAGTTACATTCaaatttacagaagatcatagcttaATGTACTCTCCAGTAGTGCTgtgctcctgtggtgagtaaggtagccagagcacCGGGGAATGGTAAGGGAGTTAGGTTTGGTAACCCAGTTGCAATACTCCTTGTGTTAGCGTCCATATATACGGTATACATTTCAGTATCGTAAGTAATACTGACAAGAAGAAAGTCAACACTAAGATTGTTCAATACAAAAGCTACACAAGTAGTAAGTGTACTCTTTACTGCACACCAAAAACCTGTATAAGTACAGAGTAAAACTGTTTTCGTACTGGGTTTTTGGTGTGCAAGTAGTACAAGAACAGTTTTACTCTGTACTTGTACAGATTTTGGTGTGCACTTCCTGGTATGCCTTACTtcataaattatatgaaaaaatatttatatttttgcacAGATTACAGATGACGGTTACATTCTGAATTTTGATTCACCAATTTACGTTTGCTCAGATGAAGACAGCCAAAAATTCATAGACACTTCCCGGGTGGAAGTGAAACGGCACAACGAAACGACGACCTATATGACTGGATCCATAGAATTCCACAAAGGAATTCAAACTGCTACTATggtattttgtaattaatcacGTTACTAAGAATTATTGACTTTATCCCCTATAGGTAGGCATTAATTTGGGCTTAAAGCATTCTaaggaaaaaatatacaaagaaaaacAAGAAACATATCAATACATTAAATAGAGACCAATCGTGTACACCAGCAAATGTGCCAATAGGAATCAACTCCGTAACCTAAGTTTTTATTGTAGATGGTAATTAATCGAGCAGATATAGCTCGTTTTAATCAATTGATATATTTGATGGGTAGATTCGTTCCGGAAGTATTTATACCTACCTAGCACTCAAAATACTCATAGGTAGATAAAAAAGaacagaaaatttatttattttttttaaaagttaccaAAACCAGATGATTTTCAGTTGGAAGTGGTAATAGAAAAGGACATCGGCGGTAGCTTTGAAATGTTTGCATCTCATGAAATATGTGATTTATGTAAAGAAATACAAGATATGGAGAGCCCTTACGCTGAATATTTAAAATGCTTCGGATTTCCTGAGAAATGCCCATTTCCACCGGTAAGTAAATGTAACGATATTTTGCATTGTAGGATTTATTATACGACAATACTGCatcatctattttattatttattaccacTTACTGCTATTAGCGCTgtcttaaattttgtatttcttaATTGTATAATCGAAATCAAAACATTTAATTGTGCCAAATACCTTTCGTTTCGTAGATGAAAAAGTAcacatatacttatttttttaatcttcagAATACTTTCGCCATTCAAGATTTTGTACCATACACAAAGGATTTGCCGATCAACAGCGCGACCGCTGGCCGTTACCAGGTTACGATGAACATTTATAATAACCCGGAAAGTAACTGCTTAAATGAGAAAATATTCATAGCATGTCTTAAGCTCGATTTTATCATTGAAcctttgtaaaaattattattgttatgtgaTGATTAATATGTTTGGCTAAAATTAAGAGACTTTTTATTTTGCCTGTTTCCTACCTTTCTCCTTACCACCAcgtaacttttatattttaatatgtctggttaaaaattaaatataagaaaaatgaGATGACACAAGATATCATTCAAAcaccattattttttaaataaactacgaaattaaatattttatcactaaactagctgtgccgcACGGTTTCACCGGCATTAATGTGAGGAAAAAACAGTCTGTAGCATTCCTTGGTAAATAGACatacctaaaaataattttttatttggaacCTGTACCTGTAGGTACTTGTGTACCTGTAgtactaaacaaaaaaatcaaacttttcagctttataatatcttAGTTGTAAAAgtcgtatttaatagaaaaatattcaaaaacacGTGATTTTCTCGCGTAGATCCCGATTTCGCGGGAATTTCAGGATATAAAGTACCCTATGTCCACAATATTGTCTATCTTTTAATGAACGTACCATAAAAATCAGTTTAGCCGTTCAGTAGATTAGCTCAGATAAACAGaaggacagacaaaaattttaaaatcatttgtttGTGATTTAGTAtcgtataaataactaaatgcaCCTGataaaacacagttattttgaaatcacagataGACACTTGAATTTTATTCATGTGTTGGAAATTTGTACTTAGGAACTTGGACTGTGCCCAATTCTACCTAGTGATAAATTTTGAGTCCACTAAAATGATTTAGGTAGTTTAGTTCAATGTTAccttaaataaaactattaatcgagataaaatatcatttattgtCCCCTCATTCTATTCATCATCTGGGTCATTGACGTTTTCATCACGACTTGATTCGTAAAACACTTCGTCGCGTGCACGAAGGCTATGTTTCTTGGAATCACCTTTATTATTCTTACTGTGATCGTTAGCATATCTTTTGCTTCTTGTCTTTTTGACTCGAGAAGTTTCatcatttttttgtataatatgacCAGTTATAATTGTATCTTCTTTATTGCCACTTTCAGAGCTTTCTGTATGTTTCTCTGCTTTCTCTCTATAATAgatataacaattaatatttttattaagcttATGTACGTTAAAAGTAGAGAAAACgacattttagatttattttattacttctcTCTTAGTATATCTTTATGTTCATCGTCcctaaaaaattattagtagGTAGGTAATTTTTCgtgtacttataataaatttaataccaaaaatgctaattttgaattttacctGTCATCTgctttatcatcatcatcactgcaaat
The Melitaea cinxia chromosome 23, ilMelCinx1.1, whole genome shotgun sequence DNA segment above includes these coding regions:
- the LOC123665181 gene encoding uncharacterized protein LOC123665181, whose product is MLLLEIVYLIAVYKYVIADGITDDGYILNFDSPIYVCSDEDSQKFIDTSRVEVKRHNETTTYMTGSIEFHKGIQTATMLEVVIEKDIGGSFEMFASHEICDLCKEIQDMESPYAEYLKCFGFPEKCPFPPNTFAIQDFVPYTKDLPINSATAGRYQVTMNIYNNPESNCLNEKIFIACLKLDFIIEPL